In one Cyclopterus lumpus isolate fCycLum1 chromosome 22, fCycLum1.pri, whole genome shotgun sequence genomic region, the following are encoded:
- the si:dkey-157l19.2 gene encoding uncharacterized protein KIAA1522 homolog isoform X3, giving the protein MSNRDSMGFGDLIPQDVVDIFAQEKHGKRGRKKRSRSLGQALVWLKAVPKRDDDDKTPAPPLFQENVFIEASRPKYLENLHSEAKEGLKMMQQEETNNEMEFQDNISTISTMTVHTDGEGGGFMSDSTIADTSSVRSVQSSVSTRSSRSGLTRQESTFRPLNSDKKSEKTKTRRRHRKTVGGIPQHVKRELGLDRVGWSLTQRLDEEQRYNDETDDSSTTDGPQQRGASASLNKDQLKQLGDHAGHGDDLALLHRLGPGLSGGLSPLNLAVPWMTTANSLQQEPPSPVISMSPQAAYMSKIIPNAVLPPSIEVVEISRGRSRNSVRTLSKSSLMLSSPSPSRASSRASSSRTTSSRSSTITSASRYNPINVSDSSCWSNSESSDTLVSDSSTISRGSTPRQRRSQNEDASAKEDTISVHSSISKASKCTSNGKLIIKGEEVKKGEPFVRCLSVMKPKKAPPPPSRSYSLHNKMKRRSRDLAEVRVKAKESASGDENESGYSPVPSCTIDSPGYNADTSSLDDSTGSASFSPIRFQVEAQKAEGAAKVERTVSKDASQEKQKLLHENKLSKIISPSSGYSSQDGASAQVPKQPHKRGILAKLQRFFPGSTPAASTASLLKPDTSVDTVIISPSVRALRELFNIPPPPKVHAPPPPPPEVWAHSKRSFELLLGPPAPDNLYAIIKKNPKDRRQQRQSPSASTESSVKSVVIERQHKNPAVTVESVNRSLNVLETKKVQESGIVSAEIHKENRLAEQNVDLKGSSKVTENGERVSDIINGMLVRAIEKREGRLEAVREEEEVKKTSTQTSEVKTYMDTLPAISLARILPSPSPPLVHHPPQRTTVTMSPESSWPPPPPPLAQAGLNGHDAIDFPLPPPPMFGEVGLVVPVQVPPERSIHNGDSSCTTTPVISVVKTEGVRVNTEIEPQKSSPSQGIAPPPMSIPPPPPYMAPPPPVNEVSPPPPEAVTPPPPPKEAATPPPPPKEAATPPPKKASPPPPKKAYPPPPHKEVSPSPPKEVSPPPPPKEVSPPPPPKEVSPPPPPKEVSPVRLKESSPPLVKDVSIAVVSLSPVIEISPPLVIKASPQPPTEVSTLSTEEVSFPSTQDNACQSSERVSKLTPPQSIPPPPPKSEQEMDLPQESIPFQSETSPVSSDIILTPPQSIPPEPLVQLLLQPQVVPQNADGPATQEPPPSPQSEVSIPPALEHSPCLEMAQEPAPPPVNIPLPVQDLASIKDPSSPTSTEKQVPELMSDPVVQEEPAPMLTPSPNSSPETPEAQKQPEVEVMMRKQQPSNPVATSSASGEAPQKPIRKSLIIISPTPPPPASPPAIVTAQPALPKSVSVLPVSSSTVVSPTKKSPPAMTASPSMNLQEAIRLRTAARSKAGPQSRLSLNSPKSPVDLLKSPSSTASFIFSKSNKKVVIETKPALKTMATGDTNLEFSSVTKGVKVPPPVAKKPKTTGKGIDTGEGMDQTAGQEALQESIMDAAEKTNGTAGTVRHQHDIKD; this is encoded by the exons CTGTCCCAAAGCGAGACGACGATGACAAAACCCCGGCACCCCCGTTGTTCCAGGAGAACGTGTTCATTGAGGCCAGCAGGCCCAAGTATTTGGAGAACCTTCACTCTGAGGCCAAGGAGGGATTGAAAATGATGCAGCAGGAAG AAACGAACAATGAAATGGAGTTCCAGGACAATATAAGCACAATT TCGACAATGACGGTCCACACAGACGGGGAAGGTGGGGGGTTTATGTCAGACAGTACCATTGCTGACACATCTTCTGTTCGCTCTGTACAATCATCTGTGTCCACAAGATCTTCACGCTCTGGTCTCACCAGGCAAG AATCAACATTCAGACCCTTGAACTCTGACAAAAAGTCAGAAAAGACCaagacaaggagaagacacaggaagactGTTGGGGGAATCCCACAGCATGTTAAGAGAGAACTGG GCCTCGACAGAGTTGGTTGGTCACTGACTCAGAGGTTAGATGAGGAACAACGCTATAATGATGAAACTGACGACAGCTCAACCACTGATGGGCCACAGCAAAGGGGGGCCAGTGCCAGCCTCAATAAGGACCAACTCAAGCAGCTTGGTGACCATGCTGGTCATGGGGATGATCTGGCCCTGCTGCACCGCCTTGGTCCTGGCTTGTCAGGTGGGCTGAGTCCTCTGAACCTGGCTGTTCCTTGGATGACCACGGCCAACAGCCTCCAGCAGGAGCCGCCTAGCCCTGTCATATCTATGTCACCCCAGGCCGCCTACATGTCCAAAATCATTCCCAACGCTGTGTTGCCACCCTCCATCGAGGTGGTGGAAATAAGCCGTGGGCGGAGTCGCAACAGCGTCCGCACCCTCAGCAAGAGCAGCTTGATGCTGtccagcccctccccctcccgtGCTTCCTCTAGAGCCTCTTCCTCCAGAACCACTTCCTCCAGATCCTCCACCATCACCTCCGCCTCCCGCTACAACCCTATCAATGTGTCCGACAGTTCTTGTTGGAGCAACTCTGAGTCCTCAGATACCTTGGTATCTGACTCCTCTACCATCTCCAGGGGCAGCACCCCGAGACAGAGGAGGTCACAGAACGAAGATGCCTCTGCTAAAGAGGACACAATCAGTGTCCACTCCTCTATCAGCAAAGCTTCAAAATGCACATCCAATGGCAAGCTCATTATTAAGGGGGAGGAAGTTAAAAAAGGGGAGCCGTTTGTGCGTTGCCTCTCTGTCATGAAACCCAagaaagctcctcctcctccaagcCGCTCCTATTCCCTTCACAATAAGATGAAGCGACGGTCACGTGACCTGGCAGAGGTAAGAGTCAAAGCAAAAGAATCAGCCTCTGGTGATGAAAACGAATCGGGATATTCTCCTGTGCCCTCCTGCACCATAGACAGCCCTGGATACAATGCTGACACGAGTTCTCTGGACGACTCTACAGGTTCGGCATCGTTCAGTCCCATCAGATTCCAGGTCGAGGCACAGAAGGCAGAGGGAGCTGCAAAGGTTGAGAGAACTGTTTCCAAAGATGCTTcacaagagaaacagaaactACTTCACGAGAATAAGCTCAGCAAAATAATATCCCCGTCCAGTGGCTACTCCAGCCAAGATGGCGCATCAGCACAGGTTCCTAAACAGCCCCACAAGAGAGGCATCTTAGCAAAGCTTCAAAGGTTTTTTCCAGGCTCCACTCCTGCTGCTTCAACTGCATCCCTGCTCAAACCTGACACCTCAGTTGATACGGTCATCATTAGCCCTTCTGTAAGGGCCTTGAGAGAACTCTTCAACATCCCTCCACCACCTAAAGTCCATgcacctcccccccctcctccagagGTATGGGCCCACAGCAAGCGTTCCTttgagctgctgctgggacCTCCGGCACCTGATAACCTTTATGCTATCATAAAGAAGAATCCAAAGGACAGGAGACAACAGAGGCAGTCTCCTTCTGCATCTACAGAGAGCTCTGTGAAGAGCGTAGTGATAGAAAGACAACACAAGAATCCAGCTGTGACAGTGGAATCTGTTAATAGATCCTTAAATGTGCTAGAGACAAAGAAAGTTCAAGAAAGTGGGATTGTGAGTGCTGAGATTCACAAAGAGAACAGATTGGCTGAGCAGAATGTTGATTTGAAAGGAAGCAGTAAAGTGACAGAAAATGGCGAGAGAGTAAGTGACATAATAAATGGGATGTTAGTGAGGGCCATAGAGAAACGTGAAGGAAGGCTGGAAGCAGtgcgagaagaagaagaagtcaaaaAGACATCCACACAAACGTCAGAGGTAAAGACTTACATGGATACGTTACCTGCCATTTCATTAGCACGCATTCTTCCatctccctcacctcctctggTGCACCATCCTCCCCAACGGACCACGGTTACTATGTCCCCTGAGTCGTCCTggcccccaccacctccaccactggCACAGGCGGGCCTCAATGGGCATGATGCGATTGATTTCCCTCTTCCACCTCCCCCAATGTTCGGTGAGGTGGGGTTAgtagtacctgttcaggtgccACCCGAGAGGTCCATTCATAATGGTGACTCCTCTTGCACAACTACGCCTGTTATATCAGTGGTAAAAACAGAAGGTGTTAGAGTGAACACTGAGATTGAACCTCAGAAGTCCAGTCCATCCCAGGGGATTGCACCTCCACCCATGAGTATCCCACCTCCCCCACCATATATGGCTCCCCCTCCACCAGTTAATGAGgtctcacctccaccacctgaAGCGgtgactcctcctccaccacctaaAGAGGCGGcgactcctcctccaccacctaaAGAGGCGGCGACTCCACCACCTAAAAAGGCGTCTCCCCCTCCACCTAAAAAGGCgtatcctcctccaccacataAAGAGGTTTCTCCTTCACCACCTAAAGAGGTGtctcccccaccaccacctaaAGAGGtttctcctccaccaccacctaaAGAGGTttctcccccaccaccacctaaAGAGGTGTCTCCCGTGAGGCTCAAAgagtcctctcctccccttgtTAAAGATGTGTCCATTGCGGTGGTATCTCTGTCACCAGTTATAGAGATCTCCCCTCCGCTGGTTATCAAGGCTTCCCCTCAGCCTCCTACAGAGGTCTCCACTCTGTCCACTGAAGAGGTTTCTTTTCCATCTACTCAAGACAATGCCTGTCAATCCTCTGAAAGGGTTAGCAAGCTTACTCCACCACAAAGTattccacctccaccacccaaGTCAGAACAGGAGATGGATCTTCCACAAGAGAGCATCCCATTCCAATCTGAAACCAGCCCAGTTTCATCTGACATTATTCTCACTCCCCCTCAGAGTATCCCCCCTGAGCCTCTCGTACAGCTTCTCCTCCAACCTCAGGTGGTACCCCAGAACGCTGATGGTCCAGCAACCCAGGAGCCCCCCCCTTCACCACAATCTGAAGTCTCTATCCCACCAGCTCTTGAACACTCTCCTTGTCTAGAAATGGCTCAAGaacctgctcctccacctgtAAACATTCCGTTACCTGTGCAGGATCTTGCCAGTATTAAGGACCCGTCTAGTCCTACAAGCACAGAAAAACAAGTCCCAGAACTGATGTCTGACCCTGTTGTACAGGAGGAACCCGCTCCTATGTTAACCCCTTCACCCAATAGCAGCCCTGAGACTCCTGAAGCTCAGAAGCAACCAGAGGTGGAGGTCATGATGAGGAAGCAGCAACCTAGCAATCCGGTCGCAACCTCATCTGCCAGTGGTGAGGCTCCTCAGAAGCCCATCAGGAAGTCTCTGATCATCATCTcacccacaccaccaccacccgccTCGCCACCTGCCATTGTTACTGCACAACCAGCTCTGCCAAAGTCTGTTTCGGTTCTACCTGTATCTTCATCTACAGTCGTCTCCCCTACAAAAAAGTCTCCTCCTGCCATGACCGCCTCCCCTTCCATGAACCTACAAGAGGCCATCCGTCTGAGGACTGCAGCCAGATCAAAAGCCGGCCCCCAATCTCGCCTCAGCTTGAACTCTCCAAAATCACCAGTAGACCTCCTTAAGTCCCCCTCCAGCACGGCAAGCTTTATCTTCTCCAAGAGCAACAAGAAGGTGGTGATTGAGACCAAGCCAGCACTGAAAACCATGGCAACCGGAGATACAAATCTTGAGTTTTCCTCTGTAACAAAGGGAGTCAAGGTGCCACCACCTGTTGCAAAGAAACCCAAAACTACGGGTAAAGGGATTGACACCGGTGAAGGGATGGATCAAACTGCAGGACAGGAAGCACTGCAAGAGAGTATCATGG AtgctgcagagaaaacaaatgggACAGCAGGTACTGTACGCCATCAACATGATATTAAAGACTGA